A part of Bubalus bubalis isolate 160015118507 breed Murrah chromosome 6, NDDB_SH_1, whole genome shotgun sequence genomic DNA contains:
- the LOC102409787 gene encoding neuroblastoma breakpoint family member 6-like protein, which translates to MAVSHTIFSGLRTEMGLLETNQYLHSQLEKSKQDFRDLTEKLLTSQVTVYSLANELQKYNCEEYKDLVESVLEEEMPFEEGNLAEKRRLATRLGRYDSLIEAQARELTCLRRKIQEGKGVCHLFTQHAKNTIKTFESFLKSTDVTYYQRQRFCELLTQGSQLAERLASKLSTENHRDRKDEEGQESLAARLSMGLQGEEVNEVLEDSLDEKYLIHSSRHDSHQPPSSIASVCDVQDQL; encoded by the exons ATGGCAGTATCTCACACCATTTTCTCTGGTTTGAGGACAGAAATGGGCCTCTTGGAAACCAACCAGTACTTGCACTCCCAGCTGGAAAAAAGCAAACAGGACTTTCGAGACCTCACAGAGAAACTGCTCACGTCCCAAGTTACTGTTTACTCCCTGGCCAACGAGCTGCAgaaataca ACTGTGAAGAGTACAAGGACCTCGTTGAATctgtgctggaggaggaaatgccctTTGAGGAAGGGAATCTGGCAGAGAAGAGGAGACTGGCTACACGGCTTGG GAGATATGATTCCCTGATTGAGGCTCAGGCCCGAGAACTGACCTGCTTACGAAGGAAGATACAGGAAGGGAAAGGTGTCTGTCATCTATTCACACAGCATGCAAAGAACACAATcaagacttttgagagtttcCTCAAGAGCACTGACGTGACCTACTACCAGAGACAGAGATTCTGTGAACTCTTGACCCAAGGAAGCCAGCTGGCAGAGAGACTTGCCAGCAAACTCTCCACTG AAAATCACCGTGATAGGAAGGATGAAGAGGGACAGGAGTCACTGGCAGCCAG GCTCAGCATGGGGCTCCAGGGAGAAGAAGTGAATGAAGTCCTGGAGGACTCACTAGATGAAAAGTATCTGATACATTCCAGTCGCCATGACTCCCACCAGCCTCCCAGCAGCATTGCCTCTGTGTGTGATGTGCAGGACCAGCTCTGA